The Rhinopithecus roxellana isolate Shanxi Qingling chromosome 13, ASM756505v1, whole genome shotgun sequence genome contains a region encoding:
- the LOC104655815 gene encoding ubiquitin-conjugating enzyme E2 C yields MASQNRDPAATSVTAARKGAEPSGGAARGPVGKRLQQELMTLMMSGDKGISAFPESDNLFKWVGTIHGAAGTVYEDLRYKLSLEFPSGYPYNAPTVKFLTPCYHPNMDTQGNICLDILKDKWSALYDVRTILLSIQSLLGEPNIDSPLNTHAAELWKNPTAFKKYLQETYSKQVTSQEP; encoded by the coding sequence ATGGCTTCCCAAAACCGCGACCCAGCAGCCACAAGCGTCACCGCCGCCCGTAAAGGAGCCGAGCCGAGCGGGGGCGCCGCCCGGGGTCCCGTGGGCAAAAGGCTACAGCAGGAGCTGATGACCCTCATGATGTCTGGCGATAAAGGGATTTCTGCCTTCCCTGAATCAGACAACCTTTTCAAATGGGTAGGGACCATCCATGGAGCAGCTGGAACAGTATATGAAGACCTGAGGTATAAGCTCTCACTAGAGTTCCCCAGTGGCTACCCTTACAATGCGCCCACGGTGAAATTCCTCACACCCTGCTACCACCCCAACATGGACACCCAGGGTAACATATGCCTGGACATCCTGAAGGACAAGTGGTCTGCCCTATATGACGTCAGGACCATTCTGCTCTCCATCCAGAGCCTTCTAGGAGAACCCAACATTGATAGTCCCTTGAATACGCATGCTGCCGAGCTCTGGAAAAACCCCACAGCTTTTAAGAAGTACCTGCAAGAAACCTACTCAAAGCAGGTCACCAGCCAGGAGCCCTGA